One Bacteriovorax sp. PP10 DNA window includes the following coding sequences:
- a CDS encoding MerR family transcriptional regulator, translated as MFPINVVEKETNISKYLLRMWERRYSFPRPERDQKGERVYTSDDIEKLKLVKKLMEEGYRPSKIIDQALPELRELSKSFAANKTAPEADIVVLVTSSDLEEDVIRALGNHQVRKIIVINGQDDIQKLNLH; from the coding sequence ATGTTTCCAATCAACGTTGTAGAAAAAGAAACCAACATAAGTAAATATTTACTTAGAATGTGGGAACGCCGTTATTCTTTCCCAAGACCTGAGCGCGATCAAAAAGGCGAAAGAGTCTACACGAGCGACGACATTGAAAAATTAAAGCTGGTAAAGAAGCTGATGGAAGAAGGTTATAGACCTTCAAAAATCATCGATCAGGCACTTCCAGAACTGCGTGAGTTATCCAAGTCATTTGCGGCCAATAAAACCGCTCCAGAGGCCGATATTGTGGTCCTGGTGACGAGTTCTGATCTTGAAGAAGACGTCATTCGTGCCCTGGGAAATCATCAGGTTAGAAAGATCATTGTGATCAACGGCCAGGATGATATTCAAAAGTTAAATTTACATTAA
- a CDS encoding type II toxin-antitoxin system mRNA interferase toxin, RelE/StbE family, translating to MEIIYTKKAVKNIEKLPKHIQAKMFFWLDLIDDVGPVMSRKYPGFNDEALHGKRKGQRSVRLSKGYRLFYQELPCEYAVLIEILEVNKHDY from the coding sequence TTGGAAATTATCTACACAAAAAAAGCTGTAAAAAACATTGAGAAATTACCAAAGCATATCCAAGCAAAAATGTTTTTTTGGCTAGATTTAATAGATGATGTGGGGCCAGTTATGTCCCGCAAGTATCCAGGCTTTAATGATGAAGCTCTTCATGGAAAAAGAAAGGGGCAGCGATCTGTCAGACTATCAAAAGGGTACAGATTATTTTATCAAGAGCTGCCGTGTGAGTATGCAGTCCTTATTGAAATATTAGAGGTAAATAAACATGACTATTAA